Proteins encoded within one genomic window of Rossellomorea vietnamensis:
- a CDS encoding acetyl-CoA C-acetyltransferase, which yields MGKTVILDGARTPFGKFGGSLSSFTASELGGFAVKEALKRAGVNGEEVEEVILGSVLQGGQGQIPSRQASRHAGLPWNVKTETINKVCASGMRSVTLGDQIIRAGDGEVIVAGGMESMSNAPYILPKARWGFKMGDSQVKDLMVHDGLTCSFNNVHMGTYGNETAKEFELSREDQDEWALRSHQRAVKATEEGVLGEEIVAVEVPQRKGDPVVVAKDEAPRKETSIEALAKLGPVFGSEGTITAGNAPGVNDGAAAMVLMSEERAVKEGKQPLATILGHTAIAVEAKDFPQTPGLVINELLKKTGKSLEEIDLFEINEAFAAVALTSGKIAGLNSEKVNVNGGAVALGHPIGASGARIILTLAYELKRRGGGIGIASICSGGGQGDAIMIEVAKQ from the coding sequence ATGGGGAAAACGGTTATTCTAGACGGAGCAAGAACGCCTTTTGGTAAATTCGGGGGAAGCCTCAGCAGTTTTACAGCTTCAGAGCTTGGCGGTTTCGCTGTGAAGGAAGCCTTGAAACGGGCCGGCGTAAACGGGGAAGAAGTCGAAGAAGTCATCCTCGGATCTGTTTTACAAGGGGGACAGGGGCAAATCCCTTCCCGTCAGGCATCGCGCCACGCGGGCTTACCTTGGAATGTCAAAACGGAAACGATCAATAAAGTCTGTGCATCCGGAATGCGCAGCGTCACACTGGGAGACCAGATCATCCGTGCAGGCGACGGCGAAGTGATCGTGGCTGGTGGAATGGAATCCATGTCGAACGCCCCTTACATCCTGCCGAAAGCACGCTGGGGATTCAAGATGGGAGATTCACAGGTAAAAGACCTGATGGTTCACGACGGCTTGACGTGCAGCTTCAACAACGTCCACATGGGAACGTACGGTAATGAAACAGCGAAGGAATTTGAACTATCAAGAGAAGATCAGGACGAATGGGCACTCAGAAGCCATCAAAGAGCCGTAAAAGCGACTGAAGAGGGAGTACTCGGTGAAGAAATCGTCGCCGTTGAGGTTCCGCAGCGCAAAGGAGATCCGGTTGTCGTCGCTAAAGATGAAGCACCAAGGAAAGAAACATCCATCGAAGCACTGGCTAAATTAGGACCGGTCTTCGGATCAGAAGGAACGATCACAGCCGGGAACGCTCCAGGGGTCAACGACGGAGCGGCTGCCATGGTCCTCATGAGCGAAGAAAGAGCGGTGAAAGAAGGGAAGCAACCATTAGCGACGATCCTTGGGCATACGGCCATCGCCGTTGAGGCAAAGGACTTCCCGCAAACACCAGGGCTTGTGATCAACGAGCTTCTCAAGAAAACAGGCAAATCCCTTGAAGAAATCGATCTTTTTGAAATAAATGAAGCGTTCGCAGCGGTTGCATTGACAAGCGGAAAAATCGCCGGATTGAATTCTGAAAAAGTCAATGTGAACGGTGGAGCGGTCGCCCTTGGTCATCCGATCGGAGCAAGCGGGGCACGCATCATTCTGACACTCGCATACGAACTGAAACGCCGCGGAGGAGGAATCGGGATTGCCTCGATCTGCAGTGGAGGCGGTCAAGGGGATGCGATCATGATTGAGGTGGCGAAGCAGTAG
- a CDS encoding 3-hydroxybutyryl-CoA dehydrogenase, whose amino-acid sequence MNIKNVMVIGAGQMGSGIAQVCAQAGFNVYLNDLKEEFVQKGMGVIAKNLTRSVEKGRMSEEDKTATVNRLTASTDIEDAKKVDLVIEAAVENMEIKTKIFAQLDEITPEHTILASNTSSLPITEIAAATKRPKQVIGMHFMNPVPVMKLVEIIRGLATTDEVYQVIEDMTKSLNKVPVEVEDFPGFVSNRILMPMINEAIYTLYEGVASKEAIDEVMKLGMNHPMGPLTLADFIGLDTCLYIMETLHEGFGDDKYRPCPLLRKYVKAGWLGKKTGRGFYSYE is encoded by the coding sequence ATGAACATCAAAAATGTAATGGTCATCGGCGCCGGACAAATGGGCTCGGGGATCGCCCAGGTATGTGCACAGGCAGGATTCAACGTATACCTGAACGATTTGAAAGAAGAGTTTGTCCAAAAGGGAATGGGAGTCATCGCGAAGAATCTGACGCGTTCCGTTGAAAAAGGAAGAATGTCTGAAGAAGATAAAACAGCGACAGTGAATCGTTTGACGGCTTCAACGGATATCGAGGACGCCAAGAAGGTGGATCTTGTCATTGAAGCGGCAGTGGAAAATATGGAAATCAAAACGAAGATTTTTGCTCAGCTGGATGAGATCACGCCGGAGCATACCATCCTGGCTTCTAACACGTCTTCACTTCCGATCACGGAAATTGCGGCAGCGACGAAGCGGCCAAAACAAGTGATCGGTATGCACTTCATGAATCCGGTACCGGTGATGAAATTGGTTGAGATCATACGTGGGCTTGCGACAACAGATGAAGTGTATCAAGTGATTGAAGATATGACAAAGTCACTTAACAAAGTGCCGGTAGAGGTAGAGGATTTCCCGGGATTCGTTTCAAACCGCATCCTGATGCCGATGATCAATGAAGCGATCTACACCCTTTATGAAGGGGTGGCGAGCAAAGAGGCCATCGATGAAGTGATGAAGCTCGGGATGAATCACCCGATGGGACCTCTGACCCTGGCTGACTTCATCGGACTCGATACATGCCTCTATATAATGGAAACCCTGCACGAAGGCTTCGGTGACGATAAATACCGTCCATGTCCTCTATTGAGGAAATATGTGAAAGCAGGCTGGCTGGGTAAGAAAACGGGCCGCGGCTTCTATTCGTACGAGTGA
- a CDS encoding acyl-CoA dehydrogenase, whose translation MELRFTEEQQMMRKMVRDFAETEIQPFIEKMEAGEFPRDILKKMAELGLMGITIPEKYGGSEMDFTSYIIAIHELSKVSATIGVILSVHTSVGTNPILYFGNEEQKQKYLPKLATGEYLGAFCLTEPSAGSDAKSLKSRAEKRGDHYVVNGSKVFITNGGEADTYIVFATTDSTKGSRGVSAFIVEKDTPGLVIGKDEHKMGLHGSRTVQLTFEDMKVPAENLLGEEGEGFKIAMANLDVGRIGIAAQALGIAEAAFDYSTAYAKERVQFGKPIAAQQGIGFKLADMATAVEGSKLLVYRAANLRSSNISCGKEASMAKLFASKTAVEVSTEAIQVYGGYGYTKEYPVERLFRDAKVTEIYEGTSEIQRMVIGKHLLV comes from the coding sequence ATGGAGTTACGATTCACGGAAGAGCAGCAGATGATGAGAAAGATGGTCCGGGATTTTGCCGAAACAGAAATCCAGCCGTTCATCGAGAAGATGGAAGCGGGAGAGTTTCCGAGAGATATTTTAAAAAAGATGGCTGAGCTTGGTTTGATGGGGATTACGATCCCTGAGAAGTACGGCGGATCTGAGATGGATTTCACTTCTTATATCATTGCGATTCACGAGCTGTCTAAAGTAAGCGCCACCATCGGGGTCATTTTGTCGGTTCATACGTCGGTAGGCACGAACCCGATCCTTTACTTTGGAAACGAAGAACAAAAACAAAAATATCTTCCAAAGCTTGCAACGGGTGAGTATTTAGGTGCCTTCTGCCTGACGGAGCCGAGTGCAGGATCCGATGCGAAGAGTCTCAAATCCCGGGCCGAAAAGCGTGGTGACCACTATGTGGTGAACGGATCGAAAGTCTTCATCACCAATGGTGGGGAAGCCGATACGTATATTGTATTTGCGACGACGGATTCGACGAAGGGGAGCCGCGGGGTATCGGCCTTCATCGTCGAGAAGGATACACCTGGTCTTGTGATCGGGAAAGATGAACATAAAATGGGGCTGCACGGTTCCCGGACCGTCCAGCTGACGTTTGAAGATATGAAAGTCCCTGCTGAAAACCTTCTCGGTGAAGAAGGGGAAGGCTTCAAGATCGCCATGGCGAACCTGGACGTCGGCCGGATCGGAATTGCCGCGCAGGCGCTGGGAATCGCAGAAGCGGCTTTCGATTACTCAACGGCTTATGCAAAAGAACGGGTGCAATTCGGCAAGCCGATCGCCGCCCAGCAGGGAATCGGCTTTAAGCTTGCCGATATGGCGACGGCGGTTGAGGGCTCGAAGCTTCTTGTGTACCGGGCGGCTAATCTTCGCTCCAGCAACATCTCCTGTGGGAAAGAAGCGAGTATGGCTAAGCTGTTTGCTTCGAAAACAGCCGTCGAAGTGTCGACGGAAGCGATTCAGGTTTATGGCGGATATGGGTATACGAAGGAGTATCCGGTGGAGAGGTTGTTCCGTGATGCGAAGGTGACGGAAATTTATGAGGGTACTAGTGAGATTCAGCGGATGGTGATTGGGAAGCATTTGTTGGTGTAG
- a CDS encoding acyl-CoA dehydrogenase, which translates to MNFKLSEEHEMIRKMVRDFARNEVAPTAAERDEEERFDMDLFKKMAELGLTGIPWPEEYGGIGSDYLAYCIAVEELSRVCASTGVTLSAHTSLAGWPVYKFGTEEQKQKYLRPMAQGEKIGAYGLTEPGSGSDAGGMKTTARLEGDHYVLNGSKIFITNGGIADTYIVFALTDPSQRQRGTSAFIVEADFEGFSVGKKEKKLGIRSSPTTEIVFEDCKVPKENMLGNEGDGFKIAMMTLDGGRNGIAAQAVGIAQGALDASVDYAKEREQFGKPIAANQGISFKIADMATSIEASRLLTYQAAWLESEGLPYGKESAMSKLMAGDTAMKVTTEAVQIFGGYGYTKDYPVERYMRDAKITQIYEGTQEIQRLVISRMVTK; encoded by the coding sequence ATGAATTTTAAATTGTCGGAAGAGCATGAAATGATACGTAAGATGGTGCGTGATTTTGCGCGGAATGAGGTGGCTCCTACTGCTGCTGAGCGTGATGAGGAAGAGCGTTTTGATATGGATTTATTCAAGAAGATGGCGGAGCTTGGCTTGACGGGGATTCCTTGGCCGGAAGAGTACGGCGGGATCGGCAGCGACTATCTGGCGTATTGTATCGCTGTTGAAGAACTATCAAGAGTGTGTGCGTCTACAGGTGTTACCCTGTCTGCCCATACTTCGTTAGCGGGTTGGCCTGTTTATAAATTTGGTACGGAAGAGCAGAAACAGAAATACCTTCGTCCGATGGCGCAGGGTGAAAAGATCGGGGCTTACGGCTTGACTGAGCCGGGCTCGGGATCTGACGCAGGCGGCATGAAGACGACGGCCCGCTTAGAAGGAGATCACTACGTACTGAACGGCTCTAAAATTTTCATCACAAACGGTGGAATCGCGGATACGTATATCGTATTTGCCTTGACGGATCCATCACAGCGCCAGCGTGGAACGAGTGCCTTCATCGTAGAAGCAGACTTCGAAGGATTCTCCGTTGGGAAAAAAGAGAAGAAGCTTGGAATCCGTTCGTCTCCAACGACTGAGATTGTATTTGAAGACTGTAAGGTACCGAAAGAAAACATGCTTGGAAACGAAGGCGATGGCTTCAAGATTGCCATGATGACCCTTGATGGCGGCCGTAACGGGATTGCCGCTCAAGCAGTCGGGATTGCCCAGGGAGCTCTTGATGCCTCCGTTGATTATGCAAAAGAACGTGAGCAGTTCGGTAAACCGATCGCGGCAAACCAAGGGATTTCATTCAAGATCGCTGATATGGCAACATCCATCGAAGCTTCCCGTCTATTAACCTATCAAGCTGCGTGGCTTGAGTCTGAAGGTCTTCCATACGGAAAAGAATCGGCGATGTCGAAGCTGATGGCCGGTGATACAGCGATGAAAGTGACGACGGAAGCGGTTCAGATCTTTGGTGGATATGGTTATACGAAGGATTATCCTGTTGAGCGCTATATGCGTGATGCGAAGATCACTCAGATTTATGAGGGGACGCAGGAGATTCAGAGATTGGTTATTTCGCGGATGGTGACGAAGTAG
- a CDS encoding TetR/AcrR family transcriptional regulator: protein MIRGAVSLFKQKGFHRTTTREIAKAAGFSIGTLYEYIRTKEDVLYLVCDSIYEQVRLELEELDVGKGTIESLRLGIAHYFKVMDRMQDEVLVMYQEAKSLSKDALPYVLRKELEMVGMVEDLIKGCVESGKLGLDENQCHMLAQNVFVQGQMWGFRRWAMQKRFTLEEYIDLQIELLFAGIIGFEKQGRTGGVI, encoded by the coding sequence ATGATTCGCGGGGCCGTCTCTCTGTTTAAACAAAAGGGGTTTCACCGCACCACGACCAGAGAGATTGCAAAGGCCGCCGGATTCAGTATCGGAACGCTGTATGAATATATACGAACAAAGGAAGATGTCCTGTATTTAGTGTGTGACAGTATTTATGAGCAGGTTCGATTGGAGCTTGAGGAGCTGGATGTCGGTAAAGGAACGATTGAGAGCTTGAGGCTAGGCATCGCCCATTATTTCAAGGTGATGGACCGGATGCAGGATGAAGTGCTTGTCATGTATCAGGAAGCGAAATCCCTGTCTAAGGATGCTTTACCCTATGTCCTTCGCAAGGAACTTGAAATGGTCGGGATGGTGGAAGACCTGATCAAAGGTTGCGTGGAAAGCGGAAAGCTTGGGCTTGATGAAAATCAGTGCCATATGCTGGCTCAAAATGTATTCGTCCAGGGACAGATGTGGGGATTCCGTCGCTGGGCCATGCAGAAACGTTTTACACTCGAGGAATACATTGATCTTCAAATCGAATTGCTTTTTGCAGGGATCATAGGATTTGAAAAACAAGGGAGAACAGGGGGAGTAATATGA
- the icmF gene encoding fused isobutyryl-CoA mutase/GTPase IcmF, whose translation MSTVEIYKPKHHVRFVTASSLFDGHDASINIMRRIIQASGAEVIHLGHNRSVEEVVNAAIQEDVQGIAISSYQGGHVEYFKYMYDLLKERGASHIRIYGGGGGVIIPREIKELHEYGIARIFSPEDGRTQGLQGMINKMIEECDFPTIKGSVNQEVEKLSTGDVNTVSKLISLAEYQVGANEEVAATAQTVFSEIKSLAKKAPVLGITGTGGAGKSSLTDELIRRFINELPEKKIAILSIDPTKQKTGGALLGDRIRMNAIFNPRVYMRSLATRGSKTELSLAIKDAINVVKAAGYDLIVVETSGIGQGDAEIAEICDMSMYVMTSEFGAPSQLEKIDMIDYADLIVINKFERKGSEDARRQVQKQYQRSHMLFDKDLDDMPVYGTIASQFNDPGTNALFAAIIETVNKKMELEWKTSFSKDVDVEKQNVIIPNNRRYYLREIAETVRNYHKKAEEQVNLARRLFQLEGAIEAVNEKETNDGVVTSLQTLKEEVENKLTSESKQILQKWDNLKETYSKDQFITKIRDNEIVTELKTKSLSGLDIPKVSLPKYKDYGQILDWVYKENVPGSFPYTAGVFPFKRKGEDPKRQFAGEGTPERTNRRFHYLSKDDDAKRLSTAFDSVTLYGEDPDHRPDIYGKVGESGVSICTLEDMKKLYAGFDLCAPSTSVSMTINGPAPIILAMYMNTAIDQQIRMKEEELGRVLTVEEYVEVKEQTLQVVRGTVQADILKEDQGQNTCIFSTEFALRMMGDIQQYFIDHKVRNYYSVSISGYHIAEAGANPISQLAFTLANGFTYVEYYLSRGMDINAFAPNLSFFFSNGLDPEYTVIGRVARRIWSTVMRDKYGANERSQKLKYHIQTSGRSLHAQEIDFNDIRTTLQALMALQDNCNSLHTNAYDEAITTPTEESVRRAMAIQMIITKEHGLSKNENPLQGSFIVEELTDLVEEMVLTEFDRLNDRGGVLGSMETQYQRGKIQEESMFYEMKKHSGELPIVGVNTYLNPNPPSEEDMDSMELARATKEEKETQIHNLRDFQSQHKDETEEALTRLKQAAVGGGNIFEQLMETVKVASLGQITRALYEVGGQYRRNM comes from the coding sequence ATGAGCACGGTTGAGATTTATAAACCAAAGCACCATGTTCGTTTTGTCACGGCATCGAGCCTGTTTGACGGACATGATGCGTCGATCAACATAATGCGTCGGATTATCCAGGCAAGTGGGGCAGAAGTCATCCACTTGGGCCATAACCGTTCTGTAGAGGAAGTCGTCAATGCCGCTATTCAGGAAGATGTTCAGGGGATTGCGATTTCATCCTATCAGGGTGGACACGTGGAATACTTTAAATATATGTACGACCTTTTAAAAGAAAGAGGGGCTTCCCATATCCGCATTTATGGCGGAGGCGGCGGAGTGATCATCCCGCGTGAAATCAAGGAACTTCACGAATACGGGATCGCCCGCATCTTCTCACCTGAAGACGGACGGACTCAGGGTCTTCAAGGCATGATCAATAAGATGATCGAGGAATGCGATTTTCCTACCATCAAGGGAAGCGTGAATCAGGAAGTCGAGAAGCTTTCAACCGGAGATGTGAATACGGTATCGAAGCTGATCTCACTTGCGGAATATCAAGTCGGCGCCAATGAAGAAGTGGCAGCGACAGCCCAGACCGTTTTTTCTGAAATCAAGAGTTTGGCGAAAAAAGCGCCTGTCCTTGGAATCACGGGAACCGGTGGAGCGGGGAAGAGTTCCTTGACGGATGAACTGATCCGTCGTTTCATCAATGAACTTCCTGAAAAGAAGATTGCGATTCTATCCATCGATCCAACGAAACAAAAAACGGGTGGAGCCCTACTTGGGGACCGGATCCGCATGAATGCGATCTTCAATCCGCGTGTTTACATGCGAAGCCTTGCCACACGTGGTTCGAAGACGGAACTTTCATTGGCCATCAAGGACGCGATCAATGTCGTGAAAGCGGCAGGATATGACCTGATTGTCGTGGAAACGAGCGGAATCGGGCAGGGGGATGCGGAAATCGCCGAGATCTGTGATATGTCTATGTACGTCATGACGAGTGAGTTCGGTGCACCGTCCCAGCTGGAGAAAATCGATATGATCGACTATGCCGATCTTATCGTCATCAATAAGTTCGAGCGCAAAGGCTCTGAGGATGCGAGACGCCAGGTACAGAAGCAGTACCAGCGCAGTCATATGCTGTTTGATAAAGATCTGGATGACATGCCTGTGTACGGTACGATTGCCAGCCAGTTCAATGATCCGGGCACAAATGCTTTATTTGCAGCCATCATTGAAACGGTGAACAAGAAGATGGAGCTCGAGTGGAAAACAAGCTTCTCCAAAGACGTCGATGTTGAAAAGCAAAACGTCATCATTCCAAACAATCGCCGTTATTATCTCCGTGAAATTGCGGAAACGGTCCGCAATTATCATAAAAAAGCAGAAGAGCAGGTAAACCTGGCACGCCGTTTGTTCCAGCTTGAAGGGGCAATCGAAGCGGTCAATGAAAAAGAAACGAATGACGGGGTCGTAACGTCCCTTCAAACGTTGAAAGAAGAAGTCGAAAACAAACTGACATCAGAATCGAAACAGATTTTACAAAAATGGGATAACCTCAAAGAAACGTACAGCAAGGATCAATTCATCACAAAGATCCGCGATAATGAGATTGTCACTGAATTAAAGACAAAGAGCTTATCCGGACTCGATATCCCGAAGGTGTCCCTTCCGAAATACAAAGACTACGGTCAAATCTTGGATTGGGTCTATAAAGAGAATGTTCCGGGATCATTCCCTTATACAGCAGGAGTGTTCCCTTTCAAACGAAAAGGGGAAGATCCGAAGCGTCAGTTCGCCGGTGAAGGAACGCCTGAACGGACGAACCGCCGTTTCCACTACCTGTCGAAAGATGATGATGCGAAACGCCTGAGTACGGCTTTTGATTCTGTGACTTTATATGGGGAAGATCCGGATCACCGTCCTGACATTTACGGAAAAGTCGGGGAGAGCGGTGTGAGCATCTGTACGCTGGAAGATATGAAGAAGCTGTATGCCGGGTTTGACTTGTGTGCTCCTTCCACATCCGTGTCCATGACGATCAATGGTCCTGCACCGATCATCCTTGCCATGTATATGAACACGGCGATCGATCAGCAGATCCGCATGAAGGAAGAAGAACTCGGCCGCGTGTTGACGGTGGAAGAGTATGTGGAAGTGAAGGAACAGACCCTTCAAGTCGTCCGCGGAACGGTTCAGGCAGATATTTTAAAAGAAGATCAGGGTCAGAATACGTGTATCTTCTCAACTGAATTCGCCCTGCGCATGATGGGGGATATCCAGCAGTATTTCATCGATCACAAAGTACGGAACTATTACTCTGTATCGATTTCCGGCTATCACATCGCGGAAGCGGGAGCGAATCCGATTTCCCAGCTTGCCTTCACGTTGGCGAACGGTTTCACGTACGTGGAATACTATTTAAGCCGTGGGATGGATATCAATGCCTTTGCGCCAAACCTATCATTCTTCTTCTCGAACGGCCTCGACCCTGAGTATACGGTGATCGGACGTGTCGCACGACGCATCTGGTCGACGGTGATGAGGGATAAATACGGGGCGAATGAACGCAGTCAGAAACTGAAATATCACATCCAGACATCAGGTCGTTCCCTGCATGCCCAGGAAATCGACTTCAATGATATCCGTACGACGCTCCAGGCGTTGATGGCTCTGCAGGACAACTGTAATTCCCTGCATACGAACGCTTATGATGAAGCGATCACGACACCGACGGAGGAATCCGTGCGCCGTGCCATGGCGATCCAGATGATCATCACGAAAGAACACGGATTATCGAAAAATGAAAATCCGCTTCAAGGATCGTTCATCGTAGAAGAGCTGACGGATCTCGTGGAAGAAATGGTCCTCACGGAATTCGACCGCTTAAATGACCGCGGCGGCGTACTCGGATCGATGGAAACCCAGTATCAACGCGGCAAGATCCAAGAGGAATCCATGTTCTACGAAATGAAGAAGCATTCAGGTGAGCTTCCGATCGTGGGAGTGAACACGTACCTGAATCCGAATCCACCATCTGAAGAAGACATGGACAGCATGGAACTGGCACGTGCCACAAAAGAAGAAAAAGAAACACAAATCCATAATCTGCGGGACTTCCAATCACAACACAAAGACGAAACCGAAGAAGCCCTCACCCGCCTGAAACAGGCAGCGGTCGGCGGAGGAAACATCTTCGAACAACTCATGGAAACCGTGAAAGTCGCAAGCCTCGGCCAAATCACACGCGCCCTCTACGAAGTAGGCGGCCAATACCGACGCAACATGTAA
- the rpoE gene encoding DNA-directed RNA polymerase subunit delta produces MSLKQLSKEELRQTSFIELAHEILVEKKQAMAFEEIVSEIKGLLEISDKEVKSRLLQFYTDLNIDGRYIAMGDNRWGLREWYPVDQIEEETVPTMKSSKKKKAKKKDEDLDLDDFDDLDDEDLDYDDLDDADDDDDLTDDDDDVDVDDADEDLDLDDDEEELEIDEFDDVDDEDEDEEDELEEEEEK; encoded by the coding sequence GTGAGTCTTAAGCAATTATCCAAAGAAGAATTGCGTCAAACATCATTCATTGAATTGGCACATGAAATTTTAGTAGAGAAAAAGCAAGCGATGGCATTTGAAGAGATCGTTAGCGAAATCAAAGGTTTGCTTGAAATCTCTGATAAAGAGGTTAAGAGCCGTTTACTTCAATTCTACACGGACTTGAATATCGACGGACGTTACATCGCCATGGGGGATAACCGTTGGGGATTAAGAGAATGGTACCCGGTTGATCAAATCGAGGAAGAGACCGTTCCAACGATGAAATCCAGCAAAAAGAAAAAGGCGAAGAAGAAAGACGAAGATCTGGATCTGGATGATTTCGATGATCTGGATGATGAAGATCTGGATTATGATGATCTTGATGATGCGGACGATGATGATGATCTTACGGATGACGACGACGATGTCGATGTGGATGATGCAGACGAGGATCTGGATCTTGATGACGACGAGGAAGAGCTCGAGATCGATGAATTCGACGATGTCGACGATGAAGATGAAGACGAAGAAGATGAATTGGAAGAAGAGGAAGAGAAATAA
- a CDS encoding CTP synthase, whose amino-acid sequence MTKYIFVTGGVVSSLGKGITAASLGRLLKNRGVSVTIQKFDPYINVDPGTMSPYQHGEVFVTDDGAETDLDLGHYERFVDINLTKYSSVTTGKIYSTVLKKERRGDYLGGTVQVIPHITNEIKERVYRAGRETNSDVVITEIGGTVGDIESLPFLEAIRQIKSDVGRDNVMYIHCTLIPYIKAAGEMKTKPTQHSVKELRSLGIQPNVIVVRTEMPMTQDMKDKIALFCDIDKHAVIEAMDADTLYSVPLALQDQKLDEITCQHLKLNCHEADMTEWNELVDRVKNLSRKTRIALVGKYVELQDAYISVVEALRHAGYHFDSDIEVRWLNSELVDNENVAEKLADVDGILVPGGFGDRGVEGKIAATQYARENKIPFLGICLGMQLASVEYARNVLGLEGAHSAELNPETPYPVIDLLPEQKDIEDLGGTLRLGLYPCKLTKGSKAYAAYDGEVVYERHRHRFEFNNHYREQMEKAGFIFSGTSPDGRLVEIIELSDHPWFVASQFHPEFTSRPTRPQPLFRDFVEASLAYGEK is encoded by the coding sequence ATGACTAAGTATATTTTTGTAACAGGCGGCGTAGTGTCGTCACTAGGGAAAGGGATCACAGCAGCGTCCCTTGGAAGACTATTGAAAAACCGTGGAGTGAGCGTCACGATCCAGAAGTTCGATCCATACATCAACGTGGATCCGGGAACGATGAGTCCTTATCAGCACGGTGAAGTATTCGTAACCGATGATGGTGCTGAGACGGATCTGGACCTTGGCCACTACGAGCGTTTCGTTGACATCAACCTGACGAAATACAGCTCTGTGACAACGGGTAAAATCTATTCTACTGTTCTGAAAAAAGAGCGCCGCGGGGATTATCTTGGCGGGACTGTGCAAGTCATCCCGCATATCACAAATGAAATCAAAGAGCGCGTGTACCGTGCCGGCCGCGAAACGAATTCCGATGTCGTGATCACGGAAATCGGTGGAACGGTCGGGGATATCGAATCCCTTCCATTCCTTGAAGCGATCCGCCAGATCAAGAGTGATGTCGGCCGTGACAACGTGATGTACATTCACTGTACGCTGATTCCTTATATCAAAGCGGCGGGCGAAATGAAGACGAAACCGACCCAGCACAGTGTAAAAGAGCTTCGCAGTCTCGGGATCCAGCCAAATGTCATCGTCGTACGTACCGAAATGCCGATGACCCAGGATATGAAAGACAAGATCGCGTTATTCTGTGATATCGATAAACATGCCGTAATCGAAGCGATGGATGCAGATACGCTTTACTCAGTACCACTTGCCCTTCAGGATCAGAAGCTCGATGAAATCACGTGTCAGCACTTGAAGTTGAACTGCCATGAAGCAGACATGACCGAGTGGAATGAGCTGGTTGACCGGGTGAAAAACCTTTCCCGCAAAACAAGGATCGCCCTTGTCGGGAAGTATGTTGAATTACAGGATGCTTATATTTCTGTAGTCGAAGCCCTTCGTCATGCAGGATATCATTTCGACAGCGACATTGAAGTGAGATGGTTGAACTCTGAGCTTGTCGACAACGAAAATGTGGCAGAGAAGCTTGCTGACGTGGATGGAATCCTTGTACCAGGCGGCTTCGGTGACCGCGGTGTCGAAGGAAAGATCGCTGCGACGCAATATGCCCGTGAAAACAAGATTCCTTTCCTTGGAATCTGCCTTGGTATGCAGCTGGCATCTGTTGAATATGCGCGTAATGTCCTTGGACTTGAAGGAGCACACTCGGCTGAGCTGAATCCTGAAACGCCATATCCGGTCATCGACCTTTTACCGGAACAAAAGGATATCGAAGACCTTGGCGGGACCCTTCGTCTCGGACTATACCCATGTAAGCTGACAAAAGGTTCAAAAGCCTATGCAGCCTACGACGGGGAAGTCGTATACGAACGTCACCGTCACCGTTTCGAATTCAACAATCACTACCGAGAGCAAATGGAAAAAGCCGGCTTCATCTTCTCAGGCACAAGCCCGGATGGCCGTCTTGTGGAAATCATCGAGCTGAGCGACCACCCATGGTTCGTCGCATCTCAATTCCACCCGGAATTCACATCACGCCCGACACGCCCGCAGCCTCTATTCAGAGACTTTGTGGAAGCGTCCCTTGCGTATGGTGAGAAATAA